Proteins from one Desertifilum tharense IPPAS B-1220 genomic window:
- a CDS encoding DUF5615 family PIN-like protein, which translates to MIKFYSNENLPMDIVMELRRLGYDVLTSYDARQANKSIPDRDVLIFATQQERVVITLNRDDFIALHRSNIPHNGIIICKSDRDYLGQVEKLDAYLQEELSKNSVDSLRDRLIRVKKQNQSKSSYPIFVIQEYARNS; encoded by the coding sequence ATGATTAAGTTCTACTCCAACGAGAACTTACCAATGGATATTGTAATGGAACTCCGCAGGCTAGGTTATGATGTCCTAACTTCCTATGATGCACGACAAGCCAATAAAAGCATCCCCGATCGCGATGTTCTGATCTTTGCTACTCAACAGGAGCGAGTTGTGATTACTCTTAACCGAGATGATTTCATTGCGCTTCACCGTAGTAATATCCCACACAATGGCATTATTATCTGTAAAAGCGATCGGGATTATTTAGGTCAGGTAGAAAAGCTAGATGCTTATCTACAAGAAGAACTCAGCAAAAACTCTGTAGACAGTTTGCGCGATCGCTTAATTCGTGTGAAAAAGCAAAACCAGTCAAAATCTAGCTATCCCATATTTGTTATTCAGGAATATGCAAGGAACTCTTGA
- the dtd gene encoding D-aminoacyl-tRNA deacylase: protein MRVIVQRVQSSQVSVDGEIVGKIAKGLNLLVGISATDTETELEWMARKCLDLRLFPDPATPEGRWEKSVQEIEGELLVISQFTLYGDCRKGRRPSFDRSAPPEAAQALYDKFVEKLSQSGLKVETGIFGAMMQVSIENDGPVTLILEREAS from the coding sequence ATGCGTGTCATTGTTCAAAGAGTTCAATCTTCTCAAGTTTCAGTTGATGGTGAAATTGTCGGAAAAATCGCTAAAGGCTTAAACCTGCTAGTGGGAATTTCTGCAACAGACACCGAGACAGAACTAGAATGGATGGCGCGAAAATGCTTAGACTTGCGCTTATTTCCCGACCCTGCAACGCCTGAAGGTCGGTGGGAAAAGTCCGTTCAAGAGATAGAGGGAGAACTCCTGGTTATCAGCCAGTTCACCTTGTATGGCGACTGTCGCAAAGGCCGCCGCCCTTCCTTTGACCGTTCTGCACCCCCTGAAGCTGCCCAGGCACTATATGACAAATTTGTCGAAAAACTGAGTCAAAGCGGCTTAAAGGTGGAAACAGGCATCTTTGGAGCCATGATGCAAGTCAGTATAGAAAACGATGGCCCGGTTACGCTGATACTGGAACGTGAAGCTAGTTAG
- a CDS encoding DUF433 domain-containing protein, translating to MNAKLVNSLVQIIESLTPEEQSLLFERLHNNTIQVTPGVCGGQPRIRNTRIPVWTLVAFRQQGADDEELLRNYPTLNPADLSATWLYYEQHREECDRVIASLNEDRDD from the coding sequence CAAATTATTGAATCTCTGACACCAGAGGAACAATCTTTACTATTTGAACGCCTCCATAATAATACGATTCAAGTGACACCAGGCGTTTGTGGAGGACAACCCCGCATTCGCAATACCCGCATCCCCGTATGGACGCTGGTTGCTTTCCGCCAACAGGGTGCAGATGATGAGGAGTTGCTACGAAACTATCCCACCCTGAACCCGGCCGATCTTTCTGCAACTTGGCTATACTACGAGCAGCATCGTGAAGAGTGCGATCGCGTTATTGCGTCCCTCAATGAGGATAGGGATGATTAA
- a CDS encoding Uma2 family endonuclease, with translation MRIIDVTSRTTLAAYQALRVPEVWIYRDRTLKIYLLQNSDYTESSVSLVFPNLPIPEMIPQLVQKAIHTGTRQMLRELKTQLC, from the coding sequence ATGAGAATAATTGACGTAACTTCCAGAACAACTTTAGCAGCCTATCAAGCTTTGCGCGTCCCGGAGGTGTGGATATATCGCGATCGCACTCTCAAGATTTATTTACTGCAAAATAGCGACTACACCGAATCATCCGTCAGCCTGGTTTTCCCCAATCTCCCCATCCCCGAAATGATTCCCCAACTGGTCCAAAAAGCCATCCACACCGGAACCCGCCAGATGCTACGCGAACTGAAAACCCAACTCTGCTAA
- the cysS gene encoding cysteine--tRNA ligase, which produces MTLSLYNTLTRRQEPFEPQQAGQVRMYCCGVTVYDFCHLGHARAYIVWDTVRRYLMWRGYEVRYIQNFTDVDDKILNRARETGSTMEAVAEQFIATYFEDMDRLNILRADEYPRATHAMDGIKRLIHELEKQGFAYPADGDVYYQVRAFSQYGKLSGRKLEEMQAGASGRVDTEDADAPKKKDPFDFALWKAAKPGEPSWESPWGKGRPGWHIECSAMVRDCLGESIDIHCGGEDLVFPHHENEIAQSEAVTGKPLAKYWMHNAFVTVNGQKMSKSLGNFTTIRDLLDRENAPEPMAIRLFVLQASYRKPIDFASDAIASAQNAWDTLKQGLLFGYKFGEQLAWDESTLERSSYTERFQAAMDDDFNTSGALAVIFELAKELQTEGNIIVHEGKPKTDVKVLQQKWQTLVDIASVLGLEADPEEEATSEGLSDTEIEALIEQRTQARKAKNFAESDRIRDELKAQGITLIDKPDGTHWVR; this is translated from the coding sequence ATAACCTTATCGCTATATAACACCCTCACCCGCCGTCAAGAACCGTTTGAACCCCAACAAGCAGGTCAGGTGCGGATGTATTGCTGTGGCGTGACGGTTTATGATTTTTGCCACCTAGGTCATGCACGGGCTTATATTGTGTGGGATACGGTGCGGCGCTATTTGATGTGGCGCGGGTATGAGGTGCGCTATATCCAGAATTTTACCGATGTGGATGACAAGATTCTCAACCGGGCCCGCGAGACGGGTTCGACGATGGAAGCGGTTGCAGAACAGTTTATTGCTACCTATTTTGAGGATATGGATCGGCTGAATATTTTACGCGCCGATGAGTATCCTCGCGCTACCCATGCGATGGATGGGATTAAGCGGTTAATTCATGAGTTGGAAAAACAGGGGTTTGCTTATCCTGCGGATGGGGATGTTTACTACCAGGTACGCGCCTTTTCCCAGTATGGCAAGCTTTCGGGACGCAAGTTAGAGGAGATGCAAGCGGGGGCCTCTGGACGGGTGGATACGGAGGATGCGGACGCGCCGAAGAAGAAAGACCCGTTTGATTTTGCGCTATGGAAGGCGGCGAAACCGGGAGAACCGAGTTGGGAGTCTCCTTGGGGGAAAGGTCGTCCGGGATGGCATATTGAATGTTCGGCGATGGTGCGCGACTGCTTAGGGGAATCGATTGATATTCATTGCGGGGGGGAAGATTTGGTGTTTCCTCACCATGAAAATGAAATTGCTCAATCTGAGGCGGTGACGGGGAAACCGTTGGCTAAGTATTGGATGCACAATGCGTTTGTGACGGTGAATGGCCAGAAGATGTCGAAGTCGTTGGGAAATTTTACGACGATTCGGGATTTGTTAGACCGGGAGAATGCGCCGGAACCGATGGCGATACGCTTGTTTGTGCTGCAAGCGAGTTACCGCAAGCCGATTGATTTTGCGTCGGATGCGATCGCCTCTGCTCAAAATGCCTGGGATACTCTCAAACAGGGGTTATTATTTGGCTACAAGTTTGGCGAACAACTCGCTTGGGATGAGTCTACTTTAGAACGCAGTTCCTACACCGAACGCTTCCAGGCGGCGATGGATGACGATTTTAATACCTCTGGTGCTTTAGCGGTCATCTTTGAACTGGCTAAGGAGTTGCAAACTGAGGGGAATATTATCGTCCACGAGGGGAAACCCAAAACAGATGTCAAGGTTCTACAACAAAAGTGGCAAACTTTGGTTGATATCGCCAGCGTTTTAGGGTTAGAGGCCGATCCAGAGGAGGAAGCCACTTCAGAAGGGTTAAGCGATACTGAGATTGAAGCCTTAATTGAGCAGCGGACGCAAGCCCGGAAAGCGAAAAACTTTGCCGAAAGCGATCGCATCCGCGACGAACTCAAAGCCCAAGGGATTACTCTCATTGATAAGCCCGATGGCACGCATTGGGTTCGGTAG
- a CDS encoding BrnT family toxin, translating into MDVYFVFNGITFVWNDEKAKSNPINHEGVTFQQATEAFFDPLLVVIDASRNDEARDAVIGLDRRWNLLYVVFIERENDIIRIISARKATRKEREYYEN; encoded by the coding sequence ATGGATGTGTATTTTGTGTTCAACGGTATTACTTTTGTCTGGAATGACGAAAAAGCCAAGAGCAACCCGATAAACCATGAGGGTGTTACGTTTCAGCAAGCCACCGAAGCCTTCTTCGATCCATTACTTGTGGTTATTGATGCTAGCCGTAATGATGAGGCGCGAGATGCTGTTATTGGTTTAGATAGGCGGTGGAATCTGCTGTACGTTGTCTTTATTGAGCGCGAAAACGACATCATCCGGATCATCTCCGCTCGGAAAGCGACACGCAAGGAAAGGGAATATTATGAAAATTGA
- a CDS encoding AI-2E family transporter gives MGEQRISFSISTLLLAIAIVLSLLLLWQLRGLLVILMIAVVLAASIVPLVDLAERFRIPRWLGTILVYLTAISGLSGAGLLLGPTVFQQIERLIGQFPLYVEIVRDLVEHLAMRFNDTPPELLRQLFDPQALTVWLIRSSQQVLLRSYGLTKGFVGSFFSLILALFLSAYMVTDSKTLIKSIVRLFPQPWAERLEAQVPTVSDRMGSYIRGRLLVSFILGMTTTVGLGVLGLRDFSLALGAIAGVTNLIPFLGPILGAVPALVVAIASGGWTFLWVLLFFAIIQNLETYVLDPFLVGSSVGVHPFYQLLAVIGGTQVLGILGALIVPPWVAGAAALVENLYLKPKELAEQQAILSPREPVEAPLPVGKPG, from the coding sequence ATGGGCGAACAACGGATTAGTTTCTCAATATCGACCTTGCTGTTGGCGATCGCGATCGTCCTCTCTTTGCTGCTACTGTGGCAGTTGCGGGGATTATTGGTCATTTTAATGATTGCGGTGGTGCTGGCGGCGTCTATTGTGCCTTTAGTCGATCTCGCCGAACGTTTTCGTATCCCGCGCTGGCTGGGTACCATCCTCGTTTATTTAACCGCAATTTCGGGTCTGAGTGGGGCTGGGTTATTACTCGGCCCTACTGTTTTTCAACAGATTGAGCGATTAATTGGACAATTCCCACTCTATGTAGAGATTGTCCGCGATCTGGTGGAACATCTGGCGATGCGGTTTAATGATACGCCGCCGGAGTTGTTGCGCCAGTTATTCGATCCGCAAGCGCTAACGGTGTGGTTAATTCGTTCGAGTCAGCAGGTGCTTTTGCGTTCCTATGGGTTAACCAAGGGATTTGTAGGTAGCTTTTTCAGCCTAATTTTGGCGTTGTTTCTGTCTGCCTATATGGTGACGGATAGCAAAACCCTGATTAAAAGTATTGTGCGCTTATTTCCGCAACCTTGGGCGGAACGGTTGGAGGCGCAGGTTCCCACGGTGAGCGATCGCATGGGGAGTTATATTCGGGGGAGGCTGTTGGTATCGTTTATCCTGGGGATGACAACCACGGTAGGCTTAGGCGTTTTGGGGTTGCGAGATTTCTCTTTGGCGCTAGGTGCGATCGCGGGGGTAACGAATCTGATCCCGTTTCTTGGTCCTATCTTAGGCGCTGTTCCGGCTTTAGTGGTTGCGATCGCTAGTGGCGGTTGGACGTTCCTCTGGGTGTTGCTATTCTTCGCGATCATCCAAAACCTAGAAACCTACGTACTCGATCCTTTCCTCGTCGGGAGTTCCGTCGGCGTTCACCCGTTTTATCAACTCTTAGCCGTGATCGGCGGAACCCAAGTTTTAGGCATTCTCGGCGCTTTAATTGTCCCCCCCTGGGTCGCCGGGGCCGCCGCCTTGGTCGAAAATCTTTACCTTAAACCCAAAGAGTTAGCCGAACAGCAAGCGATCCTCTCTCCCAGGGAACCCGTAGAAGCGCCTTTACCCGTGGGGAAACCTGGGTAG
- a CDS encoding GTP-binding protein has translation MTSVVSSDPTPNLEDQKQNLPVTIITGFLGSGKTTLLNHILTNQQGIKTAVLVNEFGEIGIDNELIISTDQDMVELNNGCICCTINNDLVEAIYKVLERQDSIDYLVVETTGLADPLPVALTFLGTELRDLTRLDSIVTVVDCENFSLDLFNSEAAYSQITYGDVILLNKVDLVDEGDVDALEVRIRDMKQGARIIRTNRAQVPLPLILSVGLFESDKYYQTESKSDRDHHDHHDHDHDHHDCGHDHSHDHDHHHHSHHLENDGFTSVSFQSDKPFAIKKFQNFLDHHLPETVFRAKGILWFDESPHRHIFHLSGKRFSLDDSEWQSQPKNQLVLIGQNLDHDKLLSQIQKCLCLPSTNRGKGFGK, from the coding sequence ATGACTTCTGTAGTGAGTTCCGACCCAACCCCCAACCTCGAAGACCAGAAGCAAAACCTGCCTGTTACCATCATCACAGGTTTTCTGGGAAGCGGCAAAACCACCTTGCTTAACCATATCCTCACCAACCAGCAAGGCATCAAAACGGCTGTCCTCGTCAATGAATTTGGTGAAATTGGCATCGATAACGAGTTAATTATCTCTACTGACCAAGATATGGTAGAGCTAAATAACGGCTGTATTTGCTGCACCATCAATAACGACCTGGTAGAAGCGATTTACAAAGTCTTAGAACGCCAAGACTCAATTGATTACCTGGTTGTCGAAACCACCGGACTCGCCGACCCCCTCCCCGTTGCTTTAACCTTTCTCGGAACAGAACTCAGAGACTTAACCCGCCTCGACTCCATCGTCACAGTCGTAGACTGCGAAAACTTCAGCCTCGACCTGTTTAATAGCGAAGCCGCCTACAGCCAAATCACCTACGGCGATGTCATCCTCTTAAACAAAGTCGATTTAGTCGATGAAGGCGATGTCGATGCCCTAGAGGTACGAATTCGCGACATGAAACAGGGCGCTAGAATTATTAGAACCAACCGCGCCCAAGTTCCATTACCTCTAATCCTCAGCGTCGGTTTATTTGAGTCTGATAAATACTATCAAACTGAGTCTAAATCCGATCGCGACCATCACGACCATCACGACCACGACCACGACCATCACGACTGCGGTCACGACCACAGCCACGACCATGACCATCATCACCATTCCCATCACTTAGAAAATGATGGATTTACCTCAGTTTCTTTCCAAAGCGATAAACCGTTTGCAATTAAAAAGTTCCAAAACTTCTTAGACCATCACCTCCCAGAAACCGTTTTCCGCGCTAAAGGAATTCTCTGGTTTGATGAAAGTCCCCATCGTCACATCTTCCACCTCAGCGGAAAACGCTTCTCCTTAGATGATTCCGAATGGCAAAGTCAACCCAAAAATCAGCTTGTGTTAATCGGTCAAAACCTAGACCACGACAAGCTATTATCCCAAATCCAAAAATGTCTCTGTCTCCCTAGCACCAACCGGGGTAAAGGCTTCGGGAAATAG